A window of the Lolium perenne isolate Kyuss_39 chromosome 7, Kyuss_2.0, whole genome shotgun sequence genome harbors these coding sequences:
- the LOC127313933 gene encoding inactive anthranilate O-methyltransferase 1 — MAPSTAMASKQIVYMNNGQGETSYACNSQIQGGAQNKMKPPIEAAINDLRSSTTSLLPAQMLIADLGCSSGPNALELVSVAAEAINRHCDKLQQPPPEVCLFLNDLPGNDFNIVVKSLHTLRQRSSSTVTTGVIPGSFYERLFTTGSMHLFCSSNSLHWLSEVPEVLWKNQIPAYDIDENVRRERLPIVIEAYAQQFRKDFKNFLNLRATELVEGGHMVLSLIGRRPNDSTSEFSDLWEIVAKILRAMASEGVIDKAKFESFYVPMYAPSDQELRDIIQEEGSFCTKDLMVHDLKIFVDKSTINASWALNQIRAVFEPIIVQHFGDVMDEFVRTAEQRWSQEGSLQDEFVRHQTVAFIMSLTKA; from the exons ATGGCTCCAAGCACAGCCATGGCCTCCAAGCAGATAGTGTATATGAATAACGGACAGGGGGAAACAAGCTATGCCTGCAACTCCCAAATTCAG GGCGGTGCGCAGAACAAGATGAAGCCCCCGATAGAAGCGGCCATCAACGATTTGCGCAGCAGCACCACCAGCTTGCTCCCCGCACAGATGCTGATCGCGGACTTGGGCTGCTCCTCTGGCCCAAACGCGCTAGAACTGGTATCGGTTGCCGCTGAGGCCATCAACAGACACTGCGATAAGCTCCAGCAGCCACCGCCAGAAGTGTGCTTGTTCCTAAACGACCTACCTGGCAATGACTTCAACATCGTGGTGAAGAGTTTGCACACACTCCGCCAACGTAGTAGTTCTACTGTTACGACCGGCGTCATACCGGGGTCGTTCTACGAGAGGCTTTTCACTACTGGCTCCATGCATCTTTTCTGTTCGTCCAACAGCCTGCATTGGCTCTCAGAG GTGCCTGAAGTTCTTTGGAAGAACCAGATTCCGGCATACGACATCGATGAGAATGTTAGGCGTGAAAGGCTCCCTATAGTCATTGAAGCTTATGCCCAGCAGTTCAGGAAAGACTTCAAAAATTTCCTAAATCTTAGAGCCACGGAATTGGTCGAAGGTGGCCATATGGTTCTTTCCCTTATAGGCAGGCGTCCTAATGACTCCACCTCTGAATTCTCTGATCTTTGGGAAATCGTTGCTAAGATTCTACGTGCCATGGCCTCAGAG GGTGTGATCGACAAGGCAAAGTTCGAATCTTTTTATGTGCCGATGTATGCACCTTCCGACCAAGAGCTGAGGGATATCATCCAAGAAGAGGGGTCCTTTTGCACCAAGGATTTGATGGTGCATGACTTAAAAATATTTGTAGACAAATCGACCATCAACGCAAGCTGGGCACTAAACCAGATCAGGGCCGTATTTGAGCCGATAATTGTGCAACACTTTGGAGACGTGATGGATGAGTTTGTGAGGACCGCGGAGCAGCGCTGGAGCCAGGAGGGAAGCTTGCAGGACGAGTTTGTCAGACACCAAACAGTCGCGTTTATCATGTCATTGACGAAGGCATGA